The DNA window CTGCAGGTCCTTGTACTTCTGCAGGATCCGCTGCACCTCACGGGCGACCGCGTAGTGCTCGGCGCCGACGAACTCGGGCGCGAGGATCCGCGAGCTGGAGGCCAGCGGGTCCACGGCCGGGTAGATGCCCTTGTCGGAGATCGACCGCTCGAGGTTCGTGGTCGCGTCCAGGTGGGCGAAGGTGGTGGCCGGCGCCGGGTCGGTGTAGTCGTCGGCGGGCACGTAGATCGCCTGCAGCGAGGTGATCGCCTTGCCCCGGACCGACGTGATCCGCTCCTGCAGCTCGCCCATCTCGTCCGCCAGGGTGGGCTGGTAACCCACGGCGGACGGCATGCGGCCGAGCAGGGTGGACACCTCGGAGCCGGCCTGGGTGAACCGGAAGATGTTGTCGATGAAGAGCAGCACCTCCTGGTTCTGGACGTCACGGAAGTACTCCGCCATGGTCAGAGCGGTCAGGGCGACCCGCAGGCGGGTGCCCGGCGGCTCGTCCATCTGGCCGAAGACCAGAGCGGTCTTGTCCAGAACGCCACCCTCGTCCATCTCCAGGATGAGGTCGTTGCCCTCACGGGTGCGCTCGCCGACGCCGGCGAACACGGAGGTACCACCGAAGTTGCGGGCAACTCGGATGATCATCTCCTGGATGAGCACCGTCTTGCCCACGCCCGCGCCGCCGAACAGGCCGATCTTGCCACCGCGCACGTACGGCGCGAGCAGGTCGAGCACCTTGATGCCGGTCTCCAGCATCTCGGTCTTCGGCTCGAGGTCGGCGAACGCCGGGGGCTTGCGGTGGATCGACCAGCGCTCCTGGATGTCCAGCGTCGACGGGTCGACGTTGAGCACCTCGCCGAGGGCGTTGAACACGTGGCCCTTGGTCACGTCGCCGACGGGCACCGAGATCGGCGCGCCGGTGTCGGTGACCTCGGAGCCGCGGACCATGCCGTCGGTCGGCTGCATCGAGATCGCGCGGAGCAGGTTGTCACCCAGGTGCTGGGCGACCTCCATGGTCAGCTTCTTGGTGCCCTCGGAGAGGGTGACCTCAACGTGCAGCGCGTTGAAGATCGCGGGCATGGCGTCACGCGGAAACTCGACGTCGACGACCGGGCCGATGACCCGGACGACGCGGCCGACACCGGTCTTTGCCTTTGTGGGCTCAGCAACAGCAGTCATCACACATCACTTCCCGCCGCGGCCAGCGCGTTGGCGCCGCCGACGATCTCACTGATTTCCTGGGTGATCGCAGCCTGCCGCGCGGAGTTCATCTCGCGCGTGTACCGCTTGAGCAGATCGTCGGCGTTGTCCGACGCGCTCTTCATCGCCCGCCGCCGGGATGCCGACTCACTGGCCGCCGAGTCCAGCAACGCCGCGTAGAGGCGGGTGTTGAGGTACTTCGGCAGCAGCGCGTCGAGCAGCTCGTCGGCGTCCGGCTCGAACTCGTACGCCGGGCGCAGGCCGGTCTCTTCCTCCTGCGCCTCGACCTGCACCGGCGCGAGCGGCTTCGCCTGTGCGGTCTGCGTCATCAGGGACTTGAACTCGGTGCTCACGATGTGCAGCTCGTCCACGCCCGCGATGCTCTCCGGGCCGAACGTGCCGTTCTCGCCCGAGCCGGCCGCGAACGCCTCGATCAGCGCGTCACCGATGCGCTTGGCATCGGCGAACGACGGGCGCTCGGAGAAACCGGTCCAGCTGGCGGCCACGTCCCGGTTGCGGAACTTGTAGTAGCCGACGCCCTTGCGGCCCACCACGTACAGCGCCACCTCCTTGCCCTCCGACTTCAGCTGAGCGATCAGCTGCTCGGCGGTGCGGATGGCGTTGGCGTTGTAGGCGCCGGCCAGGCCCCGGTCACTCGTGATCAGCAGGACACCCGCCCGCTGGACGCGCTCACGCGCGACCAGCAGCGGGTTGTCGACCGAAGCGTTGGTCGCCAGCGCGCCCAGGACCTTGGTGATCGCCTCCGAGTACGGCCGGGAGGCGTTCACCCGCTCCTGAGCCTTGGCGATGCGGCTGGTGGCGACCAGCTCCTGCGCCTTGGCGATCTTCTTGGTCGACTTGACGGTGCGGATGCGCCGTCGCAGCGCCTGTACCTGACCGGCCATGCCTAGTTACCGCTCTCGGTGGCCTGCGCCGACCCCTGGAACGACTTCTTGAACTCGACCACGGCGCCCTCGAGCGCGGTGATGTTGTCGTCGGTCAGGTTGTTCGTCGACTCGATCGAGGTGTAGACCTCGCTCAGGTTGCGCTTGATGTGCTCGAGCAGCTCCTGCTCGAACTTGCGCACGTCGCCGACCGGGACGTCGTCGAGCTGGCCGGTGGTGCCGGCCCAGATCACGATGGTCTGGTCGGTGACCGAGTACGGCGAGTACTGCGGCTGCTTGAGCAGCTCGACCAGGCGGATGCCCTTCTCCAGCTGCGCGCGCGACGCCTTGTCCAGGTCGGAGGCGAAGGCCGAGAAGGCCTCCAGCTCACGGAACTGGGCCAGGTCGAGGCGGAGCCGGCCGGAGACCCGCTTCATGCCCTTGACCTGCGCCGAACCGCCGACCCGGGACACCGAGGTGCCGACGTTGATCGCCGGGCGGACACCCGAGGCGAACAGGTCGGACTCCAGGAAGATCTGGCCGTCGGTGATCGAGATGACGTTGGTCGGGATGTAGGCCGAGATGTCGTTGGCCTTGGTCTCGATGATCGGCAGGCCGGTCATCGAGCCGCCACCCAGCTCGTCGGAGAGCTTGGCGCAGCGCTCCAGCAGGCGGGAGTGCAGGTAGAAGACGTCGCCCGGGTACGCCTCGCGGCCCGGCGGGCGGCGCAGCAGCAGCGACACGGCGCGGTACGCCTCGGCCTGCTTGGTCAGGTCGTCGAAGACGATCAGGACGTGCTTGCCGTTGTACATCCAGTGCTGTCCGATGGACGAGCCGGTGTACGGGGCGATGTACTTGAAGCCGGCCGGGTCGGAGGCCGGGGCCGCGACGATCGTCGTGTACTCCAGCGCGCCCTGCGCCTCCAGGGTGCCCCGGATGCTGGCGATGGTGGAGGCCTTCTGGCCGATCGCCACGTAGATGCAGCGAACCTGCTTGGTCGGGTCGCCCGACTCCCAGTTCGCCTTCTGGTTGATGATCGTGTCGATCGCGACCGTGGTCTTGCCGGTCTTGCGGTCGCCGATGATCAGCTGGCGCTGGCCGCGGCCGATCGGCGTCATGGCGTCGATCGCCTTGATGCCGGTCTGCAGCGGCTGCTTCACGGGCTGGCGGGCCATGACGTTCGGCGCCTGCAGCTCGAGCTCGCGGAAGCCCTCATTGACGATCTCGCCCCGGTCGTCGATCGGGTTACCGAGAGCGTCGACGACGCGGCCCAGGAAGGCGTCGCCCACCGGGACCGAGAGGACGCGGCCGGTGCGCTTGACCGGCTGGCCCTCCTCGATCGCGGCGAAGTCACCCAGGACCACGGCGCCGATCTCACGGACGTCGAGGTTCAGCGCGACGCCCAGCGTGCCGTCGGCGAATTCGAGCAGCTCGTTCGCCATCGTCGAGGGCAGGCCCTCGACGTGCGCGATGCCGTCGCCCGCATCGGAGACGATGCCGACCTCCTCGCGGGAGACCTCGGGCGAATAGGACGAGACGTAGCGCTCTAGCGCCCCCCGGATCTCGTCCGAGGAGATGGTCAGCTCGGCCATCCTCTGCCTTCTCTGTCTAGCTCGGGACGTCGCCGCCGCCGAGGGGCCTTCTCGATGAGTTATCGAGGGGAAATGTCTATTTGGCGAACGCCTGCTTGGCGGCGTTCAGCCGACGCAGGATCGTGCCGTCGTAGAGGTCGGATCCGACTCGGACGCTGACCCCGCCGATCACCGCGGGATCGACGCTGACCTGCAGCGAGACCTCACGGCCGTAGATGGCGGACAACTTCGCGGCCAGGGCCTGCTCCTCGGCGTCGGTGAGCGGCTTGGCCACCGTCACATACGCCACCTCGCGGTCCCGCTTCGCGGCGGTCAGCTCGACCAGCCGGGTCAGCGAGGCCTCGAACCCGCGGCCGCCGAAGCCCTCGAGGGCAACCTCGGTCAACCGGCCCGTAGCCACGTGGACCTTGCCCTTCAGCAAGTCCTCCACCAGCTTAACCCGCCGCTCAACCGGAGCACCGGGGTCACTCAGCGTGACGGCCAGGGTGGAGTCGCCCGCGACGATCTGGCTGAACCGGAACAGCTCGTCCTCGACGTCGCCGAGCTTGCCGTCCCGTTCGGCCGAGGCCAGCAGGGTGTCGACACCGAGTCGCTCGGTGGCGGTCAGCAGCTCGGACGGCTTGGAGAACCGGCCGGACACCAGGGTGCGCAGCACGTTCACCGTCGTCTCGGCCAGCTTGCCGGCGAGCAGCGACTTGAGCAGCTCGGCCCGGTCTGCGCCCGGCCGCGACGGGTCGGTCAGCGCCCGGCGCAGCCGGGGCTGTGCCCGCAGCAGGCCGGCCACCGACAGGATCTCGTCGGCGACCGAAGCCAGCTGTGCGGCCGTGGCGGACGCGGTCTCCGCGCCCAGCCGGTCCGACGCCTCGCCGTAGGCCTCGCGGCTTACGCTCGACGTCATCAGCGCCGCCCACCGGTGGTGCCGGCGGAGTCGAGGTCCGCGATGAAGCGCTCGACGGTGCCACGGGTGCGCGCCTCGTCGGCCAGAGCTTCGCCGACGATCTTGCCGGCCAGGTCGACCGCCAGCGTGCCGACCTCGGAACGCAGGTCACGCACGATCGACGCGCGCTGGGTGGCGAGCTGCTCGTTGCCGGCCGCGATGATGCGGTCCGACTCCTCGCGAGCCTTGGCCAGCACGTCCTGACGGATGCCCTCGGCGTCGGCCCGGGCCTCGTCGCGGATGCGAGCGGCCTCGGTACGAGCCTCGGCGAGCTGGGTCCGGTACTGCTCCAGCAGCTCGTTCGCCTCGGCCTGAGCGGCCTCGGCGCGCTTGATGCCACCCTCGATGGCCTCGACCCGTGCCTGGAACGTCTTCTCCATCTGCGGGAAGACGAACTTGATCAGCACGAAGCAGAGCACCGCGAAGGCAACCGAGCCAACGACGATCTCCTGCCAGACCGGGATGATCGGGTTGTGCTCTTTGGCGCCCTCTTCGGCGGCCAGATAAAGGTTGATCATTAAAACCTCCTAGTCGAGGTCGAAGATCAGAGCTGGCCCTGCCAGATGAAGCCGAACGCGATGCCCAGCAGGGCGAGGGCCTCGATGACGGCGAAGCCGATCCAGACGTACGGAAGGGTCAGGCGCGACGACTCCGGCTGACGGGCGGTCGACTGGATGTAGGCCGAGAAGACCAGACCAACACCGATGCCCGGGCCGATGGCGGCGAGGCCGTAGCCGATGGCGGCGGTGCTACCAACAACGTCGGCGAGAAGCATTCTCTGTTCCTCCTGGTATCTCGCGTGACTGTCACGCGGGACGACAACGGGGTGTAACTAGTACGACGGGGTAATGCTCAGTGCTCGTCGGCGAGCGCGCCCTGGACGTAGCTCGCGGTCAGCACCGTGAAGACGTAGGCCTGCAGGCAGATCACCAGGAACTCCAGCATGGTCAGCGCGATGGTGAGCAGCCAGGAGAGAACCGAGATGGGCGCCAGCAGCGCGTTCGCGTTGATCATCGCGAAGCCGCCGAGCGTGAAGACCAGCAGCAGCATGTGGCCCGCGAACATGTTGGCGAAGAGACGAACCGCCAGCGAGAAGGGCCGGACGATGAAGTTCGAGAAGAGCTCGATCGGGACCAGCAGCGGCAGGATGAACCACGGCGCCGGCGGGATCAAGGCGTGCTTGAAGTACTTCAGCGGTCCGTGGTGCCGCATGCCGACGTAGATGAACATCACGTAGCTGATCGCCGCGAGAACCGTCGGGAACGCGATGTGCGACATCGGCGACATCTGGATCAGCGGCACGATGCCGAAGAAGTTGTTCACCAGAATGAAGAGGAACAACGTCGTCAGGTACGGCGCGAACCGCACGCCGGCCGGGCCGATCATGTCGACCGCGATGTTGTTGCGCACGAAGCCGTAGGCGCTTTCCGCGAGCCACTGCTTCTTCGTCGGAACCAGCTTCGGCTTCCGGTAGGACACCAGGAAGAAGATGATGATCGCCGCGACCGCCACCCAGATGAGCAGCGTTACCTTCGTGAACCAGTAGTTGTCGTGCTCGCCCCACGGCAGGATGCTGGGCAGGTAGAAGTCCTCGACGCTGGGCGGGAACGCCGCCGCGAAGACCGTCGACTGACCGATCACCATGGCCCTTCCTGTCAGGCGCCGAGCCGGCGCACGATGAGGTACACACCTCCGGCGACACCGAGGACGGCGCCGAGGCCGGCGAAAATGCCCTTGGTTCCGACGAAGTGGTCAACCAGCCAACCAATCCCACCCCACACCAAAATGCCCGCGATGAGATAGGAGACTGCGGTCATGCCCACTCCCGTGTCGGGAGGCGGTTGCTGACCTTTGTCACCGCGAGATTCGGGGGGAGGTTCTTGGCCGGTCATGACGGCCCGAACGATATCAGCAGGAAACACGAAGCTAAGCGGGACCCCCCGCACAACCGTCGTTGTCCAGGCGTCAGAGGTCTCGCAACTGGAAGGACACGGTACTCCTGTCGCGCCAAAACGGAACGCGGCACGAGGGGGAAGGTCACCGGATCGTGGTTGCCTGACCGAGATCAGCCTGTCTGACCAGCAACTATACGGTGCCCTAGATCACTTTCGGGCGGTTCGCCGGTACATCCACCAGGCCTGCACGCCGGTCCAGACCATGACCCCCGCGACGATGCCCAGGCCCAGCGCGGTCCGGCCCTCCCAGTCGGAGCTGACGCCGAACGCGAGGATCACCCCGAGCAGCGTGTACTTCAGCGTGTAGGTGAGCAGGCCGAGCGGCATCAGAAGAGCCGGGCGAACCGTGTCGGCCCACGCGATGACCAGCGTGCTCATCGAATAGCTGATCGTCACGATCAGGACGCCGGCGGCCGCGCCCAGCGCGTCCGGAGCGCCACCGGCGAAGAAGCCGGCGGACGCCGCGAAGAGGATCAGCGCCATGCAGACCACGGAGAGGAACGGCAGGTGCTCCACCCGCCAGCGCGGGTCGGCGGGCAGCGGCGGCAGATCCGGCAGCGGCGTGTCCGGTTCCTCGTCCGCGACATCCGGCACGTAGGGAACCACGTCCACCGGTTCTCCACGACTCACGCCATGACCTCCTGCTCCCTGTACACCGGGAACTGCCGGACCAGCTCCGACACCTCCGCGGACACCTCGTCCAGACCGCTCGCGCCGCCGGGCGCCGACGGGTCGCTGCGGGCCGCCGCCCCGATCAGGCCGGCGATCCGCCGCATCTCGTCCTCCCCCATGCCCTGGGAGGTCACGCTCGGCGTGCCGACCCGGACACCGGAGGCCTCGGCCGGCCGCTCCGGGTCGTACGGAATCGCGTTCTTGTTCAGGGCGATCCCGGCCCGGGCGCAGCGCGCCTCGACCTCCCGGCCGCAGACGCCCAGCTCGCGCACGTCGAGCAGGGCGAGATGAGTGTCCGTGCCGCCGGTGACGGGACGGATCCCCTCGGCGGCGAGCCAGGACGCGAGGGCCCGGGCGTTCCGGACGGCCTGCTGAGCGTACCTCTGGAAGCCCGGAAGGCTCGCCTCGCGCAGGGCCACCGCCTTCGCCGCCACGGTGTGCATCATCGGGCCGCCCTGCGCGAACGGGAAAACCGCCTTGTCGATGCGGCGGGCCAGGTCGGCGCGGCAGAGGATCATGCCGCCCCGGGGACCGCGCAGCGCCTTGTGGGTGGTGCAGGTGACCACGTCGGCATAGGGCACCGGCGAGGGGACCGCCCGGCCCGCCACCAGGCCGATGACGTGCGCCGCGTCCACCATCAGGTAGGCGCCCACCTCGTCGGCGATCTCCCGGAACAGGGCGAAGTCGATCAACCGGGGGTACGACGCCGAGCCGCAGATGATGAGCTTGGGGCGATGGGCGAGCGCGAGGTCGCGTACCTCGTCGTAATCGATCTCCTCGGTCGCCGGGTCGACGCGGTAGGCGATCGGGTGGAACCACTTGCCGGAGAAGTTGGCCCGGCTCCCGTGGGTCAGGTGCCCGCCGTGCGGCAGACCCATCGCGAGCACCGGATCGCCCGGTTCGGCGAGAGCGGCGTACGCGGCCAGGTTCGCCGACGCCCCGGAGTGCGGCTGCACGTTCGCGTGCTCGGCGCCGAAGAGGTCGCGGGCCCGCTCGATGGCGAGCTGCTCGGCCCGGTCCGCCTGGACGCAGCCGCCGTAGTAGCGGTTGCCCGGATATCCCTCGGCGTACTTGTTCGCCAGCGTGGAGCCGAGCGCGGCCAGCACCGCGGGCGAGGTGAAGCTCTCGCTCGCCACCAGCTGCAGCGTCTCCCGCTGCCGGGCCAGCTCGTCGAGGAGCACGGTGGCGATCTCCGGATCGTCGCGCTCCAGCGCGGCGAAGTCCGGACCCCAGAAGGTGCCCACCTGGCCTCCCCTCGCGGACCTGCGTTTCGAAGCATATGGCTTAGGAGGGTGCCCGCGCGGGCACAGTCTGTAGTTGTGCGATGCCTTGTCACCGGCGCGACCGGATACATCGGCGGCCGCCTCGCGCCGCGGCTGCTCGACGCGGGCCACACGGTCCGCTGCCTGTCCCGCAGCGCGGGACGCCTCCGGGACGTCCCCTGGGCCGACCGGGTGGAGATCGTCGAAGCCGACCTGAACGAGCCGGACACCCTGCCCGCGGCGCTGGACGGCGTCGACGTCGCGTACTTCCTGGTGCACTCGCTCGGGCAGGGCGACTTCGAGCGGCGCGACCGGGAGGCCGCCGCCAACTTCGCGGCCGCCGCCCGCGCCGCCGGCGTCCGCCGGATCATCTATCTCGGCGGTCCGGAGCCACCGCCCGGCGACCGCCCGTCGCCGCACCTGCGGTCCCGCGCCGAGGTGGCCCGGATCCTGCTGGAGAGCGGGGTGCCGACCGCCGTGCTGCGCGCCCCGGTGATCATCGGATCCGGCTCGGCCTCGTTCGAGATGCTGCGCTACCTCACCGAGCGCCTCCCGATCATGGTGACGCCGCGCTGGGTGACCAACCGGATCCAGCCGATCGCGGTCCGGGACGTGCTGCGCTACCTGATCGACGCGGCCGGCCTGCCGCCCGAGGTGAACCGCGGTTTCGACATCGGCGGCGCCGACGTGCTGACCTACGCCGAGATGATGCGGCGGTACGCCCGGGTGGCCGGCCTCCCCCGGCGGATCATCATGCCCACCCGGGTGCTCAGCCCCTGGCTCTCCGCGCACTGGGTCGGGCTGATCACCCCGGTGCCGAACGCCATCGCCCGCCCGCTGGTGGCGAGCCTGATCCACGAGGCGGTGAGCCGGGAGAACGATCTGCGGACGATGCTGGGGGCCGAGCCGCCGCTCGGCTTCGACCACGCGGTCCGCCTGGCCCTCGGCAAGATCCGGGACGCCGACGTGGAGACCCGCTGGTCCAGCGCCTCCGGCCGGGACGCCGCCGCCGAGCCGCTGCCGAGCGACCCGGAGTGGTCCGGCGGCAGCCTCTACGTCGACGAGCGGTCGAGCCCGGTGCAGGCGCCGCCGGACCGGCTGTGGCGGGTGATCGAGGGCATCGGCGGCGAGAACGGCTGGTACTCGTTCCCGCTGGCCTGGTCGGTGCGCGGCTGGATGGACCGGCTGGCCGGCGGGGTCGGCCTGCGCCGCGGGCGGCGCGACCAGGACCGGCTGCGGGTCGGCGAGGCGCTGGACTGGTGGCGGGTCGAGGAGATCGAGCCGGGTTCGCTGCTGCGGCTGCGCGCCGAGATGCGGGTGCCGGGCCGGGCCTGGCTGGAGATGCGCGCCGAGCCCGACGGCGAGGGCGGCAGCGTGTACCGGCAGCGGGCGATCTTCCTGCCCCGCGGGCTGGCCGGGCACCTCTACTGGGCGTCGGTGCTGCCCTTCCACGGCATCGTCTTCAGCGGCATGGCCAAGAACATCACCGCGACGGCCGAATCATTCCGCCGCGGCGCGGGACAGCCGGTCGCGAACCGCTAGCCACTCCTCGGTCTGCGGCGGCTCCTGGACCAGGATCGTCGCGACCCCGGCGTCGTCCAGCCGGTGCAGCGCCGCGTAGAGGTCGGCGGCGTACTCACGCGGGTCGGCGGAGAGGATCTCCGTCCCGGAAGTGCCCTCGTAGGTGAGCACGCCGACCGGCCCGGCCAGCGACGCCGGGTCCACGTCCGTGACGTCCTTGCAGAGGATCACGGTGGCGCGCGGGGCGTAGTGCCGCCGGCTCATCCCCGGCGACGGGCGGGCCGCGCCGTCGGCGACCGCGTCCGGCAGGGCCAGCGAGCCGGTCACCTCGCGCAGTTCCCGCAGGCCGAGCGCGCCCGGCCGGAGCAGGGTGGGAACCGCCGAGGTCAGGTCCAGCACGGTCGACTCGATGCCCCACGAGCTAGGACCGCCGTCCAGCACCAGCGGCACGTCCGGGAGGCTGCGCATCACGTGCTCGGCGGTGGTCGGCGAGATGCTCTCGGTGCGGTTCGCGCTGGGCGCGGCGAGCGGCAGTCCGGACGCCTCCAGCAGCCGCAGCGCCACCTCGTGCGCGGGGACCCGGACCGCGACCGTGTCGTTCGCGGCGCCGATCCCGGGCAGCCGCCGGGCCCGTCGGACGACCAGGGTGAGCGGTCCCGGCCAGAACCGGGCGGCCAGCTCGTCGGCGCCCGCGGGCCAGGTC is part of the Actinoplanes missouriensis 431 genome and encodes:
- the atpD gene encoding F0F1 ATP synthase subunit beta gives rise to the protein MTAVAEPTKAKTGVGRVVRVIGPVVDVEFPRDAMPAIFNALHVEVTLSEGTKKLTMEVAQHLGDNLLRAISMQPTDGMVRGSEVTDTGAPISVPVGDVTKGHVFNALGEVLNVDPSTLDIQERWSIHRKPPAFADLEPKTEMLETGIKVLDLLAPYVRGGKIGLFGGAGVGKTVLIQEMIIRVARNFGGTSVFAGVGERTREGNDLILEMDEGGVLDKTALVFGQMDEPPGTRLRVALTALTMAEYFRDVQNQEVLLFIDNIFRFTQAGSEVSTLLGRMPSAVGYQPTLADEMGELQERITSVRGKAITSLQAIYVPADDYTDPAPATTFAHLDATTNLERSISDKGIYPAVDPLASSSRILAPEFVGAEHYAVAREVQRILQKYKDLQDIIAILGMDELSEEDKVTVARARRIERFLSQNTYAAEQFTGVPGSTVPLKETIEAFKKISEGEYDNYPEQAFFMCGGLEDLEKNAHELMKG
- a CDS encoding F0F1 ATP synthase subunit gamma, translating into MAGQVQALRRRIRTVKSTKKIAKAQELVATSRIAKAQERVNASRPYSEAITKVLGALATNASVDNPLLVARERVQRAGVLLITSDRGLAGAYNANAIRTAEQLIAQLKSEGKEVALYVVGRKGVGYYKFRNRDVAASWTGFSERPSFADAKRIGDALIEAFAAGSGENGTFGPESIAGVDELHIVSTEFKSLMTQTAQAKPLAPVQVEAQEEETGLRPAYEFEPDADELLDALLPKYLNTRLYAALLDSAASESASRRRAMKSASDNADDLLKRYTREMNSARQAAITQEISEIVGGANALAAAGSDV
- the atpA gene encoding F0F1 ATP synthase subunit alpha, with product MAELTISSDEIRGALERYVSSYSPEVSREEVGIVSDAGDGIAHVEGLPSTMANELLEFADGTLGVALNLDVREIGAVVLGDFAAIEEGQPVKRTGRVLSVPVGDAFLGRVVDALGNPIDDRGEIVNEGFRELELQAPNVMARQPVKQPLQTGIKAIDAMTPIGRGQRQLIIGDRKTGKTTVAIDTIINQKANWESGDPTKQVRCIYVAIGQKASTIASIRGTLEAQGALEYTTIVAAPASDPAGFKYIAPYTGSSIGQHWMYNGKHVLIVFDDLTKQAEAYRAVSLLLRRPPGREAYPGDVFYLHSRLLERCAKLSDELGGGSMTGLPIIETKANDISAYIPTNVISITDGQIFLESDLFASGVRPAINVGTSVSRVGGSAQVKGMKRVSGRLRLDLAQFRELEAFSAFASDLDKASRAQLEKGIRLVELLKQPQYSPYSVTDQTIVIWAGTTGQLDDVPVGDVRKFEQELLEHIKRNLSEVYTSIESTNNLTDDNITALEGAVVEFKKSFQGSAQATESGN
- a CDS encoding F0F1 ATP synthase subunit delta, with translation MTSSVSREAYGEASDRLGAETASATAAQLASVADEILSVAGLLRAQPRLRRALTDPSRPGADRAELLKSLLAGKLAETTVNVLRTLVSGRFSKPSELLTATERLGVDTLLASAERDGKLGDVEDELFRFSQIVAGDSTLAVTLSDPGAPVERRVKLVEDLLKGKVHVATGRLTEVALEGFGGRGFEASLTRLVELTAAKRDREVAYVTVAKPLTDAEEQALAAKLSAIYGREVSLQVSVDPAVIGGVSVRVGSDLYDGTILRRLNAAKQAFAK
- a CDS encoding F0F1 ATP synthase subunit B, whose protein sequence is MINLYLAAEEGAKEHNPIIPVWQEIVVGSVAFAVLCFVLIKFVFPQMEKTFQARVEAIEGGIKRAEAAQAEANELLEQYRTQLAEARTEAARIRDEARADAEGIRQDVLAKAREESDRIIAAGNEQLATQRASIVRDLRSEVGTLAVDLAGKIVGEALADEARTRGTVERFIADLDSAGTTGGRR
- a CDS encoding ATP synthase F0 subunit C, with amino-acid sequence MLLADVVGSTAAIGYGLAAIGPGIGVGLVFSAYIQSTARQPESSRLTLPYVWIGFAVIEALALLGIAFGFIWQGQL
- the atpB gene encoding F0F1 ATP synthase subunit A produces the protein MIGQSTVFAAAFPPSVEDFYLPSILPWGEHDNYWFTKVTLLIWVAVAAIIIFFLVSYRKPKLVPTKKQWLAESAYGFVRNNIAVDMIGPAGVRFAPYLTTLFLFILVNNFFGIVPLIQMSPMSHIAFPTVLAAISYVMFIYVGMRHHGPLKYFKHALIPPAPWFILPLLVPIELFSNFIVRPFSLAVRLFANMFAGHMLLLVFTLGGFAMINANALLAPISVLSWLLTIALTMLEFLVICLQAYVFTVLTASYVQGALADEH
- a CDS encoding AtpZ/AtpI family protein, whose protein sequence is MTAVSYLIAGILVWGGIGWLVDHFVGTKGIFAGLGAVLGVAGGVYLIVRRLGA
- a CDS encoding serine hydroxymethyltransferase, which translates into the protein MGTFWGPDFAALERDDPEIATVLLDELARQRETLQLVASESFTSPAVLAALGSTLANKYAEGYPGNRYYGGCVQADRAEQLAIERARDLFGAEHANVQPHSGASANLAAYAALAEPGDPVLAMGLPHGGHLTHGSRANFSGKWFHPIAYRVDPATEEIDYDEVRDLALAHRPKLIICGSASYPRLIDFALFREIADEVGAYLMVDAAHVIGLVAGRAVPSPVPYADVVTCTTHKALRGPRGGMILCRADLARRIDKAVFPFAQGGPMMHTVAAKAVALREASLPGFQRYAQQAVRNARALASWLAAEGIRPVTGGTDTHLALLDVRELGVCGREVEARCARAGIALNKNAIPYDPERPAEASGVRVGTPSVTSQGMGEDEMRRIAGLIGAAARSDPSAPGGASGLDEVSAEVSELVRQFPVYREQEVMA
- a CDS encoding SDR family oxidoreductase — protein: MRCLVTGATGYIGGRLAPRLLDAGHTVRCLSRSAGRLRDVPWADRVEIVEADLNEPDTLPAALDGVDVAYFLVHSLGQGDFERRDREAAANFAAAARAAGVRRIIYLGGPEPPPGDRPSPHLRSRAEVARILLESGVPTAVLRAPVIIGSGSASFEMLRYLTERLPIMVTPRWVTNRIQPIAVRDVLRYLIDAAGLPPEVNRGFDIGGADVLTYAEMMRRYARVAGLPRRIIMPTRVLSPWLSAHWVGLITPVPNAIARPLVASLIHEAVSRENDLRTMLGAEPPLGFDHAVRLALGKIRDADVETRWSSASGRDAAAEPLPSDPEWSGGSLYVDERSSPVQAPPDRLWRVIEGIGGENGWYSFPLAWSVRGWMDRLAGGVGLRRGRRDQDRLRVGEALDWWRVEEIEPGSLLRLRAEMRVPGRAWLEMRAEPDGEGGSVYRQRAIFLPRGLAGHLYWASVLPFHGIVFSGMAKNITATAESFRRGAGQPVANR
- a CDS encoding L-threonylcarbamoyladenylate synthase, with translation MIVRPDAEGIRRAVEILAADSVVAFPTETVYGLGAHAFSEKAVGEIYRLKNRPSWNPLIVHVANVAAARELAETWPAGADELAARFWPGPLTLVVRRARRLPGIGAANDTVAVRVPAHEVALRLLEASGLPLAAPSANRTESISPTTAEHVMRSLPDVPLVLDGGPSSWGIESTVLDLTSAVPTLLRPGALGLRELREVTGSLALPDAVADGAARPSPGMSRRHYAPRATVILCKDVTDVDPASLAGPVGVLTYEGTSGTEILSADPREYAADLYAALHRLDDAGVATILVQEPPQTEEWLAVRDRLSRAAAE